In Nicotiana tabacum cultivar K326 chromosome 19, ASM71507v2, whole genome shotgun sequence, one DNA window encodes the following:
- the LOC107800094 gene encoding uncharacterized protein LOC107800094 isoform X1, translating to MDSKIRSLKHLFVTVFLSNFALNVVTPAMTDITMDALCPSQDKCSLAIYLSGLQQAIMGLGSMLMMPLIGNLSDVYGRKALLIVPVTASILPSVIMAYKRTTNYFYAYYVVRTLTGMLSDTGIQCLPIAYAADCISEEKRASAIGVVAGVGSAAYFCGTFAVRFLSTAQIFLVSSISSTAAAVYMTIFLKETTRHINIDEDALNQPILANGADDSESDSSEKRLSPKNIPSFYHIISLLKSRVYRKQSLCPIGVEVSTTLSLATLIAFLNGLAEGGIQTPFMYFLRARFQYNKDNFAILMLICYGGATFSQLILVPKLAPIIREETILSLALIAGFTNMLIDSIAWAAWVPYVVALFPMFLFLAKPALQSVVSKQVGPNEQGIAQGCISGVSSFANILSPFIFSPLTDLFLSERAPFNYPGFSMFCIGLAWLIAFIPSMMIRFGSYNSRFKIRDVVC from the exons atggaTAGTAAGATTAGAAGTTTGAAACATCTGTTTGTGACAGTGTTTCTCTCTAATTTTGCGTTAAATGTGGTGACTCCAGCAATGACTGATATCACTATGGACGCACTTTGCCCTTCTCAAGACAAATGCTCTCTTGCCATTTATCTTTCTGGTTTACAGCAGGCT ATTATGGGGCTTGGATCAATGTTGATGATGCCACTGATTGGAAACTTATCTGATGTATATGGAAGAAAAGCTCTGCTCATTGTCCCTGTCACTGCTTCCATTCTTCCTTCTG taataATGGCATATAAGAGGACCACAAACTATTTCTATGCCTACTATGTCGTAAGGACCCTGACTGGCATGCTCAGCGATACTGGCATTCAGTGCCTCCCCATTGCTTATGCG GCAGATTGTATATCAGAAGAGAAGCGTGCTTCTGCGATTGGAGTTGTGGCGGGTGTAGGCtctgctgcatatttttgtggtACCTTTGCTGTTCGTTTCCTCTCCACTGCTCAAATATTTCTG GTGTCATCCATTTCTTCAACGGCCGCGGCAGTATACATGACAATATTTCTAAAGGAGACGACTCGTCATATTAATATCGACGAAGATGCTCTCAATCAACCCATATTAGCTAATGGCGCCGATGACTCTGAAAGTGACTCCTCAGAGAAAAGGCTGAGTCCTAAAAATATTCCATCATTTTACCATATTATTAGCTTGCTCAAAAGTAG ggtctatcggaaacagtctctctgccccatcggggtagaggtaag CACCACACTTTCACTAGCAACATTAATTGCATTCTTGAATGGTCTTGCTGAGGGTGGAATACAAACTCCATTTATG tACTTCTTAAGGGCTCGATTTCAATACAACAAAGACAATTTTGCTATTTTAATGTTGATTTGCTACGGTGGAGCAACATTTTCTCAG TTGATCTTAGTGCCTAAGTTGGCTCCTATAATACGAGAAGAGACGATACTTTCCTTGGCGCTCATAGCTGGTTTTACCAAT ATGCTAATAGATAGCATTGCATGGGCAGCCTGG GTTCCTTAtgttgttgctttgtttcctatGTTTCTCTTCCTAGCAAAACCAGCT TTACAAAGCGTTGTTTCAAAACAAGTTGGGCCAAACGAACAG GGAATTGCTCAAGGGTGCATTTCGGGCGTAAGCTCCTTCGCCAACATTCTCTCTCCATTTATATTTAGTCCTTTGACAG ATCTTTTCTTATCTGAGAGAGCTCCATTTAATTATCCTGGTTTTAGTATGTTTTGCATCGGCCTTGCTTGG TTGATAGCATTTATTCCTAGCATGATGATAAGGTTTGGTTCCtacaattcaagattcaaaatCAGGGACGTCGTCTGCTAG
- the LOC107800094 gene encoding uncharacterized protein LOC107800094 isoform X3, with translation MDSKIRSLKHLFVTVFLSNFALNVVTPAMTDITMDALCPSQDKCSLAIYLSGLQQAIMGLGSMLMMPLIGNLSDVYGRKALLIVPVTASILPSVIMAYKRTTNYFYAYYVVRTLTGMLSDTGIQCLPIAYAADCISEEKRASAIGVVAGVGSAAYFCGTFAVRFLSTAQIFLVSSISSTAAAVYMTIFLKETTRHINIDEDALNQPILANGADDSESDSSEKRLSPKNIPSFYHIISLLKSRVYRKQSLCPIGVEVSTTLSLATLIAFLNGLAEGGIQTPFMYFLRARFQYNKDNFAILMLICYGGATFSQMLIDSIAWAAWVPYVVALFPMFLFLAKPALQSVVSKQVGPNEQGIAQGCISGVSSFANILSPFIFSPLTDLFLSERAPFNYPGFSMFCIGLAWLIAFIPSMMIRFGSYNSRFKIRDVVC, from the exons atggaTAGTAAGATTAGAAGTTTGAAACATCTGTTTGTGACAGTGTTTCTCTCTAATTTTGCGTTAAATGTGGTGACTCCAGCAATGACTGATATCACTATGGACGCACTTTGCCCTTCTCAAGACAAATGCTCTCTTGCCATTTATCTTTCTGGTTTACAGCAGGCT ATTATGGGGCTTGGATCAATGTTGATGATGCCACTGATTGGAAACTTATCTGATGTATATGGAAGAAAAGCTCTGCTCATTGTCCCTGTCACTGCTTCCATTCTTCCTTCTG taataATGGCATATAAGAGGACCACAAACTATTTCTATGCCTACTATGTCGTAAGGACCCTGACTGGCATGCTCAGCGATACTGGCATTCAGTGCCTCCCCATTGCTTATGCG GCAGATTGTATATCAGAAGAGAAGCGTGCTTCTGCGATTGGAGTTGTGGCGGGTGTAGGCtctgctgcatatttttgtggtACCTTTGCTGTTCGTTTCCTCTCCACTGCTCAAATATTTCTG GTGTCATCCATTTCTTCAACGGCCGCGGCAGTATACATGACAATATTTCTAAAGGAGACGACTCGTCATATTAATATCGACGAAGATGCTCTCAATCAACCCATATTAGCTAATGGCGCCGATGACTCTGAAAGTGACTCCTCAGAGAAAAGGCTGAGTCCTAAAAATATTCCATCATTTTACCATATTATTAGCTTGCTCAAAAGTAG ggtctatcggaaacagtctctctgccccatcggggtagaggtaag CACCACACTTTCACTAGCAACATTAATTGCATTCTTGAATGGTCTTGCTGAGGGTGGAATACAAACTCCATTTATG tACTTCTTAAGGGCTCGATTTCAATACAACAAAGACAATTTTGCTATTTTAATGTTGATTTGCTACGGTGGAGCAACATTTTCTCAG ATGCTAATAGATAGCATTGCATGGGCAGCCTGG GTTCCTTAtgttgttgctttgtttcctatGTTTCTCTTCCTAGCAAAACCAGCT TTACAAAGCGTTGTTTCAAAACAAGTTGGGCCAAACGAACAG GGAATTGCTCAAGGGTGCATTTCGGGCGTAAGCTCCTTCGCCAACATTCTCTCTCCATTTATATTTAGTCCTTTGACAG ATCTTTTCTTATCTGAGAGAGCTCCATTTAATTATCCTGGTTTTAGTATGTTTTGCATCGGCCTTGCTTGG TTGATAGCATTTATTCCTAGCATGATGATAAGGTTTGGTTCCtacaattcaagattcaaaatCAGGGACGTCGTCTGCTAG
- the LOC107800094 gene encoding uncharacterized protein LOC107800094 isoform X2, which produces MDSKIRSLKHLFVTVFLSNFALNVVTPAMTDITMDALCPSQDKCSLAIYLSGLQQAIMGLGSMLMMPLIGNLSDVYGRKALLIVPVTASILPSVIMAYKRTTNYFYAYYVVRTLTGMLSDTGIQCLPIAYAADCISEEKRASAIGVVAGVGSAAYFCGTFAVRFLSTAQIFLVSSISSTAAAVYMTIFLKETTRHINIDEDALNQPILANGADDSESDSSEKRLSPKNIPSFYHIISLLKSSTTLSLATLIAFLNGLAEGGIQTPFMYFLRARFQYNKDNFAILMLICYGGATFSQLILVPKLAPIIREETILSLALIAGFTNMLIDSIAWAAWVPYVVALFPMFLFLAKPALQSVVSKQVGPNEQGIAQGCISGVSSFANILSPFIFSPLTDLFLSERAPFNYPGFSMFCIGLAWLIAFIPSMMIRFGSYNSRFKIRDVVC; this is translated from the exons atggaTAGTAAGATTAGAAGTTTGAAACATCTGTTTGTGACAGTGTTTCTCTCTAATTTTGCGTTAAATGTGGTGACTCCAGCAATGACTGATATCACTATGGACGCACTTTGCCCTTCTCAAGACAAATGCTCTCTTGCCATTTATCTTTCTGGTTTACAGCAGGCT ATTATGGGGCTTGGATCAATGTTGATGATGCCACTGATTGGAAACTTATCTGATGTATATGGAAGAAAAGCTCTGCTCATTGTCCCTGTCACTGCTTCCATTCTTCCTTCTG taataATGGCATATAAGAGGACCACAAACTATTTCTATGCCTACTATGTCGTAAGGACCCTGACTGGCATGCTCAGCGATACTGGCATTCAGTGCCTCCCCATTGCTTATGCG GCAGATTGTATATCAGAAGAGAAGCGTGCTTCTGCGATTGGAGTTGTGGCGGGTGTAGGCtctgctgcatatttttgtggtACCTTTGCTGTTCGTTTCCTCTCCACTGCTCAAATATTTCTG GTGTCATCCATTTCTTCAACGGCCGCGGCAGTATACATGACAATATTTCTAAAGGAGACGACTCGTCATATTAATATCGACGAAGATGCTCTCAATCAACCCATATTAGCTAATGGCGCCGATGACTCTGAAAGTGACTCCTCAGAGAAAAGGCTGAGTCCTAAAAATATTCCATCATTTTACCATATTATTAGCTTGCTCAAAAGTAG CACCACACTTTCACTAGCAACATTAATTGCATTCTTGAATGGTCTTGCTGAGGGTGGAATACAAACTCCATTTATG tACTTCTTAAGGGCTCGATTTCAATACAACAAAGACAATTTTGCTATTTTAATGTTGATTTGCTACGGTGGAGCAACATTTTCTCAG TTGATCTTAGTGCCTAAGTTGGCTCCTATAATACGAGAAGAGACGATACTTTCCTTGGCGCTCATAGCTGGTTTTACCAAT ATGCTAATAGATAGCATTGCATGGGCAGCCTGG GTTCCTTAtgttgttgctttgtttcctatGTTTCTCTTCCTAGCAAAACCAGCT TTACAAAGCGTTGTTTCAAAACAAGTTGGGCCAAACGAACAG GGAATTGCTCAAGGGTGCATTTCGGGCGTAAGCTCCTTCGCCAACATTCTCTCTCCATTTATATTTAGTCCTTTGACAG ATCTTTTCTTATCTGAGAGAGCTCCATTTAATTATCCTGGTTTTAGTATGTTTTGCATCGGCCTTGCTTGG TTGATAGCATTTATTCCTAGCATGATGATAAGGTTTGGTTCCtacaattcaagattcaaaatCAGGGACGTCGTCTGCTAG
- the LOC107773667 gene encoding protein ASPARTIC PROTEASE IN GUARD CELL 1-like, producing MGNFLHVLAMTLLLFLFSNITVLTSENIHLSLNYTSILQARKNFMALDISNLSYHSTSSYSFPLYHRDVFEKSEFKDYDSLLDARFAQEMLFSMPESEYSSENSTAAYYARGLIVSPFWIGSELQRELLVIDTGSRHVWWQCGPCEANKCYEQRRNLLYDSTLSKTFQQINCVTDTSSCFQGQRISCSRREQKCIYETIYGDGSVSTGFMAYEMITFTSIQDSAKIIFGCGKDQMSGVKKFPRLISGIAGLGAGLYTNGFEKYSLQSQLGATLFSFCIPSSTSGKPSTLNFHKTPWKTDKNGGMFVDTGTTISQFSADVYVQFRYIFRSEVKGMILDANPPDPFDTCYLAV from the exons ATGGGAAATTTCCTCCATGTTCTAGCCATGACACTGTTACTTTTCCTATTTTCCAATATCACAGTTTTAACAAGTGAAAACATTCATCTTTCCCTTAATTACACATCCATTTTGCAAGCCAGAAAAAATTTCATGGCTCTTGATATCTCCAACCTTTCTTATCATTCAACATCCTCTTACAGTTTTCCCCTTTACCATCGCGATGTATTCGAAAAATCAGAGTTCAAGGATTATGACTCATTACTCGATGCTCGTTTTGCTCAAGAAATGTTATTTTCTATGCCTGAATCTGAATACTCATCTGAAAATTCTACAGCAGCCTATTATGCTCGTGGTTTAATTGTGAGTCCCTTTTGGATTGGCAGTGAATTACAACGTGAACTTTTGGTTATAGACACTGGAAGTCGTCACGTTTGGTGGCAATGTGGTCCATGTGAAGCAAATAAATGTTATGAACAAAGGAGAAATTTATTATATGATTCAACACTCTCCAAAACTTTCCAACAAATTAATTGTGTCACTGACACTTCAAGTTGTTTCCAAGGGCAGAGAATTTCTTGCTCTAGACGAGAACAAAAATGTATTTATGAAACAATATACGGCGATGGTTCAGTCTCCACTGGATTTATGGCTTATGAAATGATAACATTTACTTCAATCCAagattcagcaaaaataatatttggtTGTGGGAAAGATCAAATGAGTGGGGTTAAGAAATTCCCAAGATTAATCAGTGGAATTGCTGGTCTTGGTGCTGGTCTATATACTAATGGATTTGAGAAATATTCATTACAGTCACAACTTGGTGCTACATTATTCTCTTTTTGCATTCCTAGTTCTACCTCAGGAAAGCCATCTACACTCAACTTTCACAAAACCCCATGGAAAACTG ATAAAAATGGTGGTATGTTTGTAGATACAGGAACCACTATTTCACAATTTTCTGCTGATGTTTATGTCCAATTTAGGTATATATTTAGGTCTGAAGTTAAAGGTATGATTTTGGATGCAAATCCACCAGATCCATTTGATACTTGCTATTTGGCAG TGTAA